The following proteins are encoded in a genomic region of Streptomyces collinus Tu 365:
- a CDS encoding response regulator, with protein sequence MLVETAPDMVVVGQAATGREAVDLARSERADLVLMDIRMPGLDGIEATRLIAADEDLAGVRVLVLTTYDTDEHIVDALRAGASGFLVKDTRPADLLDAIRVVAAGEALLSPGPTARLIERFLRSPSAPPTAGPECLSERERQVLTLVARGLNNTEIAEALGLSPLTAKTHVSRIMGKLGARDRAQLVVVGYESGLVTPGTMGA encoded by the coding sequence ATGCTCGTGGAGACCGCGCCGGACATGGTGGTCGTCGGACAGGCCGCCACCGGCCGCGAGGCCGTCGACCTCGCCCGCAGCGAACGCGCCGACCTGGTGCTGATGGACATCCGCATGCCCGGGCTCGACGGCATCGAGGCGACTCGGCTGATCGCCGCCGACGAGGACCTGGCCGGGGTGCGGGTCCTGGTCCTCACCACCTACGACACCGACGAGCACATCGTGGACGCGCTGCGCGCCGGCGCCTCGGGGTTCCTGGTGAAGGACACCCGCCCCGCCGACCTGCTCGACGCGATCCGCGTCGTCGCCGCGGGCGAGGCGCTGCTCTCGCCCGGACCGACGGCACGGCTGATCGAGCGGTTCCTGCGCAGCCCCTCCGCCCCGCCGACGGCCGGTCCCGAGTGCCTGTCGGAGCGGGAGCGGCAGGTGCTGACCCTGGTCGCCCGGGGCCTCAACAACACCGAGATCGCCGAGGCGTTGGGGCTGAGCCCGCTCACCGCCAAGACCCATGTGAGTCGGATCATGGGCAAGCTGGGGGCGCGCGACCGGGCCCAGCTCGTCGTCGTGGGCTACGAGTCCGGGCTGGTGACTCCGGGGACCATGGGGGCGTGA
- a CDS encoding putative T7SS-secreted protein, with translation MSFTSKFNHAVGSLKSGYDHVKRTTGHVIDEGAHGVGDALDWAGAHGAADKVDDWGDSTASKLGAHVDEQQLDETEDPKELIHGDPGKLRETAGHLRTFAQSFGAVASGMQKLDSSDFRGEAADTFREKFATHQTKWRQAAEACGDAATALDDFAHTVEWAQGQAREAVAKYREGKAASKTHQQQVKTYNDAVEAGDRDPGPRPSEQDPGDGAKQAAEAILSAARRQRTQLASEAAARVEAALQHAPSEPSALNQLKLDGADAWDAAKTEDMRFFGGFVRGLGDLNNLARNANPLDPYAITHPYEALQAKVELLGGAVHMVTHPTQTADHLWNSFLQDPGGVGGELLPQFLIPEAGAEGAAVDGARAAESGVKGAEEGAAGERGAAANSEGSAARNNADDNPESSAQEHAGKECREDPVDIASGHMVLPQTDLTLPADLPLVIGRYFNSSYRSGRWFGPKWSSTLDQRLEIDAQGVVFVAEEGMLLTYPHPAPGLPVMPERGPRWPLDRVTDGYTVTAPETGRVWHFEDQTESLALLRQVDDRNGNWITFDHDTEGTPLSVTHSCGYRVNLTAQDGRITGLYLARGDQGGGETVLRYGYSDGHLAEVINSSGAPLRFENDELGRITAWIDTNDSRFTYVYDERDRCIEQWGEAGHVHSRFAYGDPDPATGTYVTTLTDSHGHQTHFRINERSQVVSETDPLGATTQYVRDRYNRLLSRTDPLGLTTAFTYDDAGNLTEIVRPDGRRAVATYNDLGLPAKIVGTDGSVVRHGYDDRGNRTSTTDTSGHTTNYGYDGAGHLTTITDAWGNTTQVRCNPAGQPIAITDALGAVTSYRYDAFGRATAVTDPLGAVTRLEWSVEGKLVRRIDADGTEERWTYDGEGNCTTHTDQIGGVTRFEYSHFDLLTARTGPDGVRYEFDHDPTLRLTQVTNPQGLTWTYEYDGAGRVIREVDFDDRVQLYTYDAAGRLATRTNPLGQTIAFDRNELGQVVRKDADGKVTTYEYDFTDQLAQAANPDATVLLLRDRHGRVVSEAVNGRTLTHRYDELGRRTGRTTPAGTESTWTYDVMGNPTALTTHGHTLSFTHDALSRETSRRLGDVTFTNAYDAVGRLTAQTVKGAADQLVQHRAYSYRADGYVTRIDDHLGGKRHYDLDPTGRVTTVRAANWAESYVYDAAGNQAHADWPDGHPGTEARGSRTYEGTRITRAGAIRYEHDAAGRVTLRQKTRLSRKPDTWRYTWDAEDRLTSVVTPDGTLWRYHYDPLARRIDKQRLAADGETVLEQVDFTWDVTTLCEQTTQAEGIPNPVTLTWNHEGMRPLTQVERITSKDVPQREIDSRFFAIASDLVGSPTELLDADGDVAWRTRSTLWGDMTWTVDSTAFTPLRFPGQYHDSESGLHYNYFRQYDPHSGRYCSPDPLGLEPAPNPASYVDNPQVISDPLGLKPCRIRVSPVASDWATKGAHVHVGPDEVSIYVDKDGNFAGKPIRLKTGMASDSSVRKAVDAVTNDPKIRADLLEKAKSAREHMLEHNWGNKVSRADEMTKIIDKLEGAP, from the coding sequence ATGTCCTTCACCAGCAAGTTCAACCACGCTGTCGGGTCGCTCAAGTCCGGCTACGACCACGTCAAGCGGACGACGGGCCACGTCATCGACGAGGGCGCGCACGGCGTGGGCGACGCGCTCGACTGGGCCGGCGCGCACGGCGCGGCCGACAAGGTCGACGACTGGGGCGACTCCACCGCGTCCAAGCTGGGCGCGCACGTGGACGAACAGCAGCTCGACGAGACCGAGGACCCGAAGGAGCTGATCCACGGCGACCCCGGGAAGCTGCGCGAGACCGCGGGGCACCTGCGGACCTTCGCGCAGTCCTTCGGCGCCGTCGCCTCCGGCATGCAGAAGCTGGACTCGTCCGACTTCCGGGGCGAGGCGGCCGACACCTTCCGCGAGAAGTTCGCCACCCACCAGACCAAGTGGCGCCAGGCCGCCGAGGCGTGCGGCGACGCCGCCACGGCCCTGGACGACTTCGCCCACACGGTGGAATGGGCCCAGGGCCAGGCCCGGGAGGCGGTGGCGAAGTACCGCGAGGGCAAGGCCGCCTCGAAGACGCACCAGCAGCAGGTGAAGACGTACAACGACGCGGTGGAGGCGGGCGACAGGGACCCGGGGCCCAGGCCCTCGGAACAGGACCCGGGCGACGGAGCCAAGCAAGCGGCCGAGGCGATCCTTTCCGCGGCCAGACGCCAGCGCACGCAGCTCGCCTCGGAGGCGGCCGCACGGGTCGAAGCGGCACTCCAGCACGCCCCCAGCGAGCCCTCGGCCCTGAACCAGCTCAAGCTCGACGGCGCCGACGCCTGGGACGCCGCCAAGACCGAGGACATGCGCTTCTTCGGCGGCTTCGTGCGCGGCCTCGGCGACCTGAACAACCTGGCCCGCAACGCCAACCCGCTCGACCCGTACGCGATCACGCACCCCTACGAGGCGCTCCAGGCGAAGGTGGAACTCCTGGGCGGCGCGGTCCACATGGTCACCCACCCCACCCAGACCGCCGACCACCTGTGGAACTCCTTCCTCCAGGACCCGGGTGGGGTCGGCGGCGAACTCCTTCCCCAGTTCCTCATCCCGGAGGCCGGGGCAGAGGGCGCGGCCGTGGACGGGGCCCGCGCCGCGGAGAGCGGCGTGAAGGGGGCTGAGGAGGGGGCTGCGGGGGAGCGGGGAGCGGCAGCGAACTCCGAAGGGAGCGCCGCCAGGAACAACGCGGACGACAATCCCGAGTCCAGTGCGCAGGAGCACGCGGGGAAGGAGTGCCGCGAGGACCCGGTGGATATCGCATCCGGACACATGGTTCTTCCGCAGACGGACCTGACCCTTCCTGCCGACCTGCCCCTGGTCATCGGGCGGTACTTCAATTCGTCGTACAGGTCAGGGCGCTGGTTTGGCCCGAAGTGGTCGAGCACGCTGGATCAGCGTCTGGAGATCGACGCGCAAGGTGTGGTGTTCGTCGCCGAGGAAGGGATGCTGCTGACGTATCCTCACCCGGCACCCGGGTTGCCTGTCATGCCGGAGCGAGGCCCTCGCTGGCCGCTCGACCGAGTCACCGACGGCTACACCGTGACGGCACCCGAGACGGGCCGGGTCTGGCACTTCGAGGACCAGACCGAGTCCCTTGCACTGCTTCGGCAGGTCGACGACCGAAACGGCAACTGGATCACCTTCGACCACGACACAGAAGGCACCCCTCTCTCCGTCACCCACAGCTGTGGCTATCGGGTGAACCTGACCGCGCAGGACGGTCGTATCACCGGCCTGTACCTAGCGCGGGGCGACCAGGGCGGGGGAGAGACCGTACTGCGTTACGGCTACTCGGATGGCCATCTGGCCGAAGTCATCAACTCGTCAGGGGCGCCTCTGCGCTTCGAGAACGACGAACTCGGACGCATCACCGCCTGGATCGACACCAACGACAGTCGTTTCACCTACGTGTACGACGAGCGCGACCGCTGCATCGAGCAGTGGGGCGAAGCGGGCCATGTGCACAGCCGATTCGCCTACGGCGACCCGGATCCGGCCACGGGCACGTACGTCACTACCTTGACCGACTCCCATGGCCATCAGACTCACTTCCGGATCAACGAACGCTCCCAGGTGGTTTCCGAGACCGACCCATTGGGCGCCACCACGCAGTACGTCCGTGACCGCTACAACCGCCTACTGTCCCGAACAGACCCCCTCGGCCTCACTACCGCCTTCACCTACGACGATGCCGGCAACCTGACCGAGATCGTCCGCCCCGACGGGCGACGGGCAGTGGCCACCTACAACGACCTCGGCTTGCCCGCGAAGATCGTCGGTACAGACGGAAGCGTGGTCCGGCACGGGTATGACGACCGGGGCAACCGCACTTCCACTACCGATACCTCGGGACATACAACGAACTACGGCTACGACGGTGCCGGTCACCTGACCACCATCACCGATGCATGGGGCAACACCACCCAAGTCCGCTGCAACCCGGCTGGTCAGCCCATAGCGATCACCGATGCACTGGGTGCCGTCACCAGCTATCGGTACGACGCCTTCGGGCGCGCGACCGCCGTCACGGACCCCTTGGGTGCCGTCACTCGCTTGGAATGGTCCGTCGAGGGCAAGCTGGTCCGACGCATCGACGCCGATGGCACAGAGGAACGCTGGACTTACGACGGCGAGGGCAACTGCACCACCCACACCGACCAGATCGGCGGCGTCACCCGCTTCGAATACAGCCACTTCGATCTGCTGACCGCCCGTACCGGCCCCGACGGCGTCCGCTATGAGTTCGACCATGACCCCACCCTGCGCCTGACCCAGGTCACCAACCCTCAAGGTCTGACCTGGACGTACGAATACGACGGGGCAGGCCGCGTGATCCGTGAGGTCGACTTCGACGATCGCGTCCAGCTCTACACCTACGACGCCGCAGGCCGCCTGGCCACTCGAACCAACCCCCTGGGCCAGACCATCGCCTTCGACCGCAACGAACTCGGTCAGGTGGTCCGAAAGGACGCCGATGGCAAGGTGACGACGTACGAGTACGACTTCACCGACCAACTGGCTCAGGCCGCGAACCCTGACGCGACCGTGTTGCTGCTGCGCGACCGGCACGGCCGTGTCGTCTCGGAAGCGGTCAACGGTCGTACGCTCACGCACAGGTATGACGAGCTGGGGCGTCGCACGGGCCGCACGACACCCGCCGGTACGGAGAGCACGTGGACGTACGACGTGATGGGCAATCCGACCGCCCTCACCACGCACGGGCACACGCTCTCGTTCACCCACGACGCGCTCAGCCGCGAAACCTCCCGCCGCCTGGGCGACGTGACCTTCACCAATGCCTACGATGCCGTCGGCAGGCTCACCGCTCAGACGGTCAAGGGTGCTGCCGACCAGCTCGTCCAGCACCGCGCGTACAGCTACCGTGCCGACGGCTACGTCACCCGCATCGACGACCACCTCGGCGGCAAACGTCACTACGACCTCGATCCCACCGGTCGCGTCACCACGGTGCGTGCGGCCAACTGGGCGGAGTCCTATGTCTACGACGCCGCCGGCAACCAAGCTCACGCCGACTGGCCCGACGGACACCCTGGCACGGAGGCACGGGGATCGCGCACGTACGAGGGCACGCGTATCACCCGTGCCGGTGCGATCCGCTACGAACACGACGCCGCAGGTCGTGTCACTCTGCGCCAGAAAACCCGCCTCTCCCGCAAGCCTGATACCTGGCGCTACACCTGGGACGCCGAAGACCGACTCACTTCGGTCGTCACCCCGGACGGCACTCTGTGGCGCTACCACTACGACCCGCTGGCGCGCCGCATCGACAAGCAGCGGCTCGCTGCTGACGGCGAGACCGTACTGGAACAGGTCGATTTCACCTGGGACGTCACCACCCTCTGCGAGCAGACCACTCAGGCCGAGGGCATACCCAATCCCGTCACGCTCACTTGGAACCATGAGGGTATGAGGCCTCTCACCCAGGTCGAGCGCATAACGTCGAAGGACGTCCCACAGCGTGAGATAGATTCCCGCTTTTTCGCCATCGCCAGCGACCTGGTCGGCAGCCCGACTGAACTCCTCGACGCGGACGGCGACGTCGCGTGGCGTACGAGATCGACTCTCTGGGGCGACATGACGTGGACTGTCGACAGCACGGCCTTCACACCTCTTCGCTTTCCAGGGCAGTACCACGACTCTGAATCGGGCCTTCACTACAACTACTTCCGGCAATATGACCCGCATTCAGGGCGGTATTGCAGTCCCGATCCGCTCGGTCTCGAACCCGCGCCGAATCCGGCTAGCTACGTGGATAATCCACAGGTAATATCAGATCCTCTCGGCCTCAAGCCCTGTAGGATCAGGGTGTCCCCCGTCGCATCCGACTGGGCGACAAAGGGAGCCCACGTACATGTAGGGCCGGATGAGGTCAGCATTTACGTGGACAAGGATGGAAACTTCGCGGGAAAGCCAATACGGTTGAAGACTGGCATGGCATCGGACAGTAGTGTCCGAAAAGCAGTCGACGCCGTGACTAATGACCCGAAGATTCGCGCCGATCTGCTGGAGAAGGCCAAATCGGCGCGCGAGCACATGCTCGAGCATAACTGGGGAAACAAAGTGAGTCGAGCCGATGAAATGACAAAGATTATCGACAAGCTGGAGGGGGCGCCGTGA
- a CDS encoding sialidase family protein, producing MTPLSRVLLAATALLTPLTTAHPARPAPPARLASGCVSSVPYTAGQGGYATYRIPATVVTRRGTVLAFAEGRHDGAGDSGDIDVLLRRSTDGGCTWGPQTVVAAGEGDTRGNPAPVVDPRTGAIVLLTSYNGGSVTEAQIMRGEAAPDRGRRVFVQRSMDDGRGFTRPRDITAEVKPAHWRWYATGPGHALALTRGPHAGRLLIPADHSTAPPAGSSDTGQEPRYYGAHALCSDDGGHTWHLGFTDTTHDGRVNANETTATQLDDGRVYFTSRDQNGTSPGNRVDTYSSDGGATLDRPWRPQPALDGVPVVEASVLQLDGPGAPLLFSAPSTPTARRAMTLWRSPDAGRTFAELLTLSPRPAGYSDLAQLDRHRVGILYETGEKGPYERIEFARVRLDESVAMPRG from the coding sequence GTGACCCCGCTGAGCCGCGTCCTCCTCGCCGCCACCGCCCTCCTCACCCCGCTCACCACCGCCCACCCGGCCCGCCCCGCGCCCCCCGCGCGCCTCGCGTCCGGCTGCGTCTCCTCCGTGCCGTACACGGCCGGGCAGGGCGGCTACGCCACCTACCGCATCCCCGCGACCGTCGTCACCCGGCGCGGCACCGTCCTGGCCTTCGCCGAGGGCCGGCACGACGGCGCGGGCGACAGCGGCGACATCGACGTCCTGCTGCGCCGCTCCACCGACGGCGGCTGCACCTGGGGCCCGCAGACGGTCGTGGCCGCCGGGGAGGGCGACACCCGGGGCAACCCGGCACCCGTGGTCGACCCGCGCACCGGCGCGATCGTCCTGCTCACCTCGTACAACGGCGGATCGGTGACCGAGGCACAGATCATGCGCGGGGAGGCCGCGCCGGACCGTGGCCGCCGGGTGTTCGTGCAGCGCAGCATGGACGACGGCCGCGGCTTCACGCGCCCGAGGGACATCACGGCCGAGGTGAAGCCCGCGCACTGGCGCTGGTACGCCACCGGCCCCGGCCACGCCCTGGCCCTCACCCGGGGCCCGCACGCCGGCCGCCTGCTGATCCCCGCCGACCACTCCACCGCTCCGCCGGCCGGCTCGTCCGACACCGGCCAGGAGCCCAGGTACTACGGCGCCCACGCTCTCTGCAGCGACGACGGCGGCCACACCTGGCACCTGGGCTTCACGGACACCACACACGACGGCAGGGTGAACGCCAACGAGACGACCGCCACCCAACTCGACGACGGCCGGGTCTACTTCACCTCCCGCGACCAGAACGGCACGAGCCCCGGCAACCGCGTGGACACCTACTCCAGCGACGGCGGCGCAACCCTGGACCGCCCCTGGCGCCCGCAGCCCGCACTGGACGGCGTCCCGGTGGTGGAGGCAAGCGTCCTCCAACTCGACGGCCCGGGGGCCCCTCTGCTGTTCTCGGCGCCCTCCACACCCACGGCCCGCCGCGCGATGACCCTGTGGCGCAGCCCGGACGCCGGAAGAACCTTCGCCGAGCTCCTCACCCTGTCCCCCCGACCGGCCGGCTACTCCGACCTCGCCCAACTGGACCGGCACAGGGTCGGGATCCTGTACGAGACGGGTGAGAAGGGGCCGTACGAGAGGATCGAGTTCGCGCGAGTACGCCTGGACGAGTCGGTTGCGATGCCGCGTGGGTGA
- a CDS encoding sensor histidine kinase, with translation MRTVQATVTAPRPRPTAAFLPATAVPPRQDAALAAGLAALASAIAVTIGSGRHPDALGWTLLLVLHVPLAWRRRAPLAALAIMIPLIAFYHQQDFNHSAPTAASMVVLYTVAVTSGPRRTAVIGCAVIGLMLLLKIRHGMAGLAVSFQISGWIISMLVLGGYIRVHRENAAAALERAERAERTREEEARRRVAEERLRVARDLHDLLAHSITLIGVRTSVAAHVLAADPERLDRAAVARALDDIAETCRTARGELRTTLDVLRDPDSPDSRGPLPGLPGLADLARAAAGAEVDLTVTAGEVPPAVGAAAYRIVQEALTNAVRHGGREDLTVRVRVDETGGALRVRVSDDGVGAGAGVRPADGAEAGSAGHADSTGETGDGTPGYGLLGMRERARSVGGTVTAGPRTDAPGFEVTAVLPLGGAA, from the coding sequence ATGAGGACCGTGCAGGCAACCGTCACCGCTCCCCGCCCCCGCCCGACCGCGGCGTTCCTCCCCGCGACCGCCGTGCCCCCGCGGCAGGACGCCGCCCTGGCCGCCGGCCTCGCCGCCCTGGCCTCCGCGATCGCCGTCACCATCGGCAGCGGACGGCACCCGGACGCGCTCGGCTGGACCCTGCTGCTCGTCCTGCACGTGCCGCTGGCCTGGCGCAGGCGCGCTCCGCTGGCCGCGCTGGCGATCATGATCCCGCTGATCGCCTTCTACCACCAGCAGGACTTCAACCACTCCGCGCCGACGGCCGCGTCCATGGTCGTCCTGTACACCGTGGCGGTCACCAGCGGCCCCCGGCGCACGGCCGTCATCGGCTGCGCCGTCATCGGGCTGATGCTGCTCCTGAAGATCCGCCACGGCATGGCCGGTCTCGCGGTGAGCTTCCAGATCAGCGGCTGGATCATCTCCATGCTGGTCCTCGGCGGCTACATCCGCGTGCACCGGGAGAACGCGGCCGCCGCCCTGGAACGCGCCGAACGGGCCGAACGCACCCGCGAGGAGGAGGCCCGCCGCCGTGTCGCCGAGGAGCGCCTGCGCGTCGCCCGCGACCTGCACGACCTGCTCGCCCACAGCATCACCCTCATCGGGGTGCGCACCTCGGTCGCCGCGCACGTCCTCGCCGCCGACCCCGAGCGCCTGGACCGGGCCGCCGTCGCGCGGGCCCTCGACGACATCGCCGAGACCTGCCGCACGGCCCGGGGCGAACTGCGCACCACCCTGGACGTCCTGCGCGACCCGGACTCCCCGGACAGCCGCGGCCCGCTCCCCGGCCTGCCGGGCCTGGCCGACCTCGCCCGGGCGGCCGCGGGCGCCGAGGTGGACCTGACGGTCACCGCCGGGGAGGTCCCGCCGGCCGTGGGGGCGGCCGCCTACCGGATCGTGCAGGAGGCGCTCACCAACGCCGTACGGCACGGCGGCCGGGAGGACCTGACGGTCCGGGTCCGGGTGGACGAGACGGGCGGTGCCCTGCGGGTGCGGGTCAGCGACGACGGGGTGGGGGCGGGTGCGGGGGTGCGCCCGGCGGACGGAGCGGAGGCCGGGTCCGCCGGACACGCCGACAGCACCGGTGAGACCGGGGACGGTACCCCCGGCTACGGCCTGCTGGGCATGCGGGAGCGGGCGCGCAGCGTCGGCGGGACGGTGACCGCGGGGCCGCGCACGGACGCGCCGGGCTTCGAGGTGACGGCCGTACTGCCGCTGGGAGGCGCCGCGTGA